TCGCCGCCACATCGGCGCATGCGGCCACCGACATTCAGTTCTGGCACTCCATGGAAGGCGCGCTCGGCGACCGCGTCAACGAAATCGTCAACGACTTCAACAAGAAGAACCCCGATTACCAGGTCAAGGCCGTCTACAAGGGCAACTACGGCGAATCGATGAACGCCGGCATCGCGGCGTTTCGCGCCGGCAATGCGCCGGATATCCTCCAGGTATTCGAAGTTGGCACCGCGACCATGATGTACGCCAAGGGCGCCATCAAGCCGGTGCAGCAGATGTCCGAGGAAGCCGGCGACCCGATCAACCCCAAGGATTTCATCGGCGCGGTGGCGGGCTATTATTCGTCGCCGGACGGCAAGCTCGTTTCCATGCCGTTCAACAGTTCGACCGTGGTGTTCTACTACAACAAGGACGCCTTCCAGAAAGCCGGGCTGGATCCTGAAAAGCCGCCCAAGACGTGGGAAGAACTCGCCGCCGACACCAAGAAGCTGAAGGCCGCCGGCGTGGAATGCGGCTATACCACCTCCTGGCCGTCCTGGGTGCAGCTGGAGACCTTCTCGGCCTGGCATAACGTGCCCTACGCCACCAAGGACAACGGTTTCGGCGGACTGGATGCGCGCCTGGCGATCGATTCGCCGCTGCACGTACGGCACCTGAAGTTCCTGGCCGGGCTGGCCAAGGACGGCGAGTTCATGTACGGCGGACGGGGCGACGATCCCAATGCCCTGTTCATCTCGGGCAAGTGCGCGATGATCACCGGCTCCAGCGGCCTGCGCGCCAACATCATCAAAAACGCCCAGTTCAAGTTCGGCACGTCCACCCTGCCGTATTACGCGGACGTCAAGGGCGCCCCGCAGAACACCATCATCGGCGGCGCGTCGCTGTGGGTGTTCGCCAACAAGAAGCCCGAGGTATACAAGGGCATCACGAAGTTCTTCAAGTATCTGTCCAGCCCGGAAGTGGCGGCCAAGTGGCACCAGCAGACCGGCTACGTGCCCGTCACCAAGGCGGCATACGAGCTGACGCAGAAACAGGGCTTCTATGACCAGAACCCGGGAACCGACGTCGGCGTGAAGCAGTTGAACGTCGAAACGACCGCGCAATCGCGCGGCGTGCGCCTGGGCTACCTGCCGCAAATCCGCGAAATCGAGGACGCCACGATCGAACAGATCGTTTCCGGCAAAGTCGATGCGCAAGCCGGCCTGAAGGACGCCGTCAAGCGCGGCAACGACCTGCTCGAGAAATTCGAAAAAAGTGTAAAGTAGCGGCCGCTTTCGGGCCCGGGCAGGGCCAGGTCGCGCCCATAACGCGATCTGGCCCTGCCTGAACATGGCGAGTCCCGCCGGGCGATGCGTCGGGGAATTGTCCCCACCCGAAATGTTTCACGTTTTTTATGCGTCCGCGGCAATCCCGCGCCGCAATAGATGGCATCCATGGAAAAACGCGTCGTTTTCGGCCACAAGCTCCTTCCCTATCTGCTGCTGCTGCCACAGCTGGCCATTACGGTCGTCTTCTTCTTTCTGCCGGCCGGGCAGGCGATGTGGCAATCGTTGCACATCGAAGACCCCTTCGGGCTGTCGTCCACCTTCGTCGGCCTGTCGAACTTTGCCGATCTCTTCAGCCAGGCCACCTATATCGATTCGTTCAAGGTGACGGCGGTCTTCTCGATCCTGGTCGCCGTCGTCGGGTTGTCCGTATCGCTGCTGCTGGCCGTCATGGCCGACCGCGTCATCCGCGGTGCCGGGCTTTACAAGACCCTGCTGATCTGGCCCTATGCCGTCGCCCCCGCGGTGGTCGGCGTGCTGTGGCTGTTCCTGTTTTCGCCTTCGGTCGGTATCCTCGCCGTGGCACTGACCCGACTGGGCGTGGCCTGGAATCCGCGCCTGAACGGCACCGAGGCCATGATCCTGGTGCTCATCGCCGCGGTCTGGAAGCAGGTTTCCTATAACTTCCTGTTTTTCCTGGCCGGGCTGCAATCGATCCCGCGCTCGCTCATCGAGGCGGCCGCCATCGACGGCGCCGGGCCCACCCGCCGGTTCTGGACCATCGTGTTCCCGCTGCTGTCGCCCACCACCTTCTTCCTTCTGGTGGTCAACGTCATCTATGCCTTTTTCGATACCTTCGCCGTCATCGACACGACGACCCAGGGCGGCCCCGGCACGTCGACCGCGATCCTGGTCTACAAGGTGTACAGCGACGGCTTCCGGGGGCTGGACCTGGGATCCTCGGCCGCGCAATCGGTAGTGCTCATGGCGATCGTCGTGGTGCTGACCGTCGCCCAATTCCGCTATATCGACCGCAAGGTCCAGTACTGATTCAGAGGCCTTATGGTTGAACGCCGTCCCTGGCTGGATTTCCTGGCCCACGCCATTCTGCTGTGCGGCGTGGCGCTGGTGGCCTTCCCGCTTTACGTCACCTTCGTGGCGTCCACGCAGACCGCGCAGGAAGTGGCCAACGCGCCCATGTCGCTGGTCCCCGGCTCGCACTTCGTCAGCAACTACCTGCAGGCGCTGTTCGCCGGCTCCGGCGGCGGCTCCAGCGGCGCGCCGGTCGGCCGCATGCTGTGGGTCAGCCTGGTGATGGCGCTGACCATCTCCATCGGCAAGATCATCATCTCGCTGCTGTCCGCTTTCGCGGTGGTGTACTTCCGCTTCCGCGGCCGCATGTTTTTCTTCTGGATGATCTTCGTCACGCTGATGCTGCCGGTGGAGGTCCGCATCGCGCCGACCTACAAGGTCGTCGCCGACCTGGGCCTGCTGAACAGCTATGCCGGCCTGACGCTGCCGCTGATCGCATCGGCCACCGCCACGTTCCTGTTCCGCCAGTTCTTCCTGACCGTACCGGACGAACTCGTGGAAGCGGCACGCATCGACGGCGCCGGTCCCATGCGCTTCTTTCGCGACGTGCTGATGCCGCTGTCGCGCACCAGCATCGCCGCCCTCTTCGTCATCCAGTTCATCTATGGCTGGAACCAATACCTGTGGCCTTTGCTGATCACCACACAGGAAGACATGTACCCGATCGTCATCGGGATCAAGCGCATGGTCAGCGGCGGCGACAGCGTCACGGAATGGAATATCACCATGGCTACCGCCATGCTGGCGATGCTGCCCCCTGCCCTGGTCGTCATCTTCATGCAAAAGTGGTTCGTCAAGGGCCTCGTGGACACTGAAAAGTGATCGCCGCCGCAACTCACCGACTCTCCGTATGGCTACCCTGAGCTTTCGCAACGTCAAGAAAACCTACGCCGGCGACATTCCCGTCATCCACGGCATCGACGTCGACATCGCCGATGGCGAATTCGTCGTCATCGTCGGGCCGTCGGGCTGCGGCAAATCCACGCTGATGCGCATGGTGGCCGGGCTGGAAACCGTCACCAGCGGCGAGATCAGGATCGACGACCGGGTCGTGAACGACCTGGAGCCCGCCGAACGGGATATCGCGATGGTGTTCCAGAACTACGCCCTGTATCCGCACATGAGCGTGTTCCAGAACATGGCGTACGGGCTGAAGATCCGCAAGATGTCCAAGGACGAGATCCGCCGCCGCGTCGAAGTGGCCGCGCAGATCCTCGAACTGGGCCACCTGCTGGAACGGCGGCCGCGCCAGCTCTCCGGCGGCCAGCGCCAGCGCGTGGCCATGGGCCGCGCCATCGTGCGCGAGCCCAAGGTGTTCCTGTTCGACGAGCCGCTGTCCAACCTGGATGCCAAGCTGCGCGTGGCGATGCGCCTCGAACTGCTGAAGCTGCACCGCCGCCTGGGCACCACCAGCCTGTACGTGACGCACGACCAGGTCGAGGCAATGACGCTGGCGCACCGGATGATCGTGATGAACAAGGGCGTGCCGGAACAGATCGGCACACCGATGGAAGTCTTCGAGCGTCCGGCGTCGACCTTCGTGGCCGGCTTCATCGGCTCGCCGCCCATGAATCTGATCCCCGTCAATGTGCAGGGCGACGGCACGCTCAAGAGCGCCGCCGGCATCGATCTGGCGATCAAGCCCAACGACGTTCCCACCGTCGTACGCGGTCGCAGCGCGGTGCTGGGACTGCGGCCCGAACATATGGTGCTGAACGCGCCGGGCATGCGGGTGGAAGTCGAGATGGTGGAAACGCTGGGCTCGGAGCAACTGGTGCATGGCCGCTGCGGGGACACCGACCTGGTCGTGCGCTGTACCACGCGCCAACTGCAGGAAGCGACCATCAAGCCCGGCGACCAGATGAACATCGGCCCGGACGGGCGCCATCCCTTGCACTGGTTCGACCCCGACACCGGCAAGCGCATCCAGGGCACCTAGCCCGCCGCGCGGCAAAGGCGCCGCGCGCATGCGGGGCCGGCCGGGATACGCGCCCGCCGGCACGCCCCCGCCAGCCAAAACAGACCCGGTCCGGCCGCTACGCGGCCTTCTCCTGATCCTGCCCTGTTTCCTCTACTGCGGGCTCCCCACCCCAGGGAACGCGGTGCGCTGCCAGCGATAGCTCGCGGTCGCGCGAGATGGATTTTTCCAGGGTGTCCTGCGCGCGCCGCGCCACCGTAATCCGGAAGCCATCGTCTTCGAAGCGCGGCGTGGTTTCCTCCAGCATATCGACGTTGCTGCGCCGGAAGGCATCGGCGACTTCTTTCGCTTCGTATGCACCCATGCCCAAGGCTTCCAGGGCCTTGCGGCCGGCCAGCAGCGAGGATTCGAACAACTCCCGTTCCACCACCTCGATGCCGCGCTTGCGCAGCTGGAAGTAATGAACCGCGTCGCGCGCCCGCGCGACCACGCGCAGATTGGGAAAATCCTGCTGCACAACGTCCACCAGACGCAGGCTGTCCGATACGCTGTCGATGGCGTTCACCAGCACCTCGGCGCGGGCGGCGCCGGCGGTCTCCAGCAGATCCGATCGGGTGGCGTCGCCATAGAACACCTTGGTGCCGAACTTGCGTACCGTGTCGATATTGTCCGGATCGTGGTCCAGGATAACGACCTTCACGCCGTTGGCCAGCAGCAGGCGGCCGGCGATCTGGCCGAAGCGGCCGAACCCGGCGATGATGACCCGGGCGCCGTCGTCCTCGATGGTGTCGTCGGCCCGCGTGCTCTTGGGCTTGCGCCGCTCCAGGGCATCCAGCACGGCCAGGATCACCGGTGTGGCGGCCATCGAAAGCGCCACCACCAGCGTCAGGATACGCGACCAGTCTTCCGGCAACACGTCGGCCATGCGCGCCGTGGAGAACACCACGAAGGCGAATTCGCTACCCTGCCCCAACAAGGCGGCGAACATCAGGCAGCGTCCGCGCTGGGCCCCGAACAGGCGGCCCAATACGAACAATACGGCGAACTTCAGCACCAGGAAGCCGACCAGCACGCCAAGGACCAGCAGCGGGTCCTGCAGCAGCGTGCCGAAGTCTATCGACATGCCGACACCCATGAAGAACAGGCCCAGCAGCAATCCCTTGAACGGCTGGATATCGCTTTCCAGGGCATGCCGGTATTCCGAGCTGGCCAGCAGCACGCCCGCCAGGAAGGCGCCCATGGCCATGGACAGGCCGGCATGCTCCATGAGTTCGCCCACGCCGATGACCAGCAGCAGCGCCACCGCGCTGAAAACCTCGCGCAGCCCCGAACGGGCGACGAAGCGCAGCAGCGGCCGGGCCAGGTAGCGGCCCATGACCACCGCCACGACCAGTGCGCCGACGATTTTGACCGTGGCCAATCCCACGCTGTCGCCGCCTTCCCCCGCCGCGCCGCCGGCCAGCAGCGGAATCATCGCGATCAGCGGAATCGCCGCCAGATCCTGGAACAGCAGCACGGAGAACGAGCGCTCGCCCAGGGTGGTCTGCAGCAGGTTGCGTTCGCCCATCGCCTGCATCGCCACCGCCGTCGAGGACAGGGCCAGCGTCAGGCCGACCAGCGCGGCGATCGGCCAGGCCAGCCCCAGCCAGACCATGAAGG
Above is a genomic segment from Bordetella genomosp. 11 containing:
- the ugpB gene encoding sn-glycerol-3-phosphate ABC transporter substrate-binding protein UgpB, with the translated sequence MRSHRLALVAASLLTAFAATSAHAATDIQFWHSMEGALGDRVNEIVNDFNKKNPDYQVKAVYKGNYGESMNAGIAAFRAGNAPDILQVFEVGTATMMYAKGAIKPVQQMSEEAGDPINPKDFIGAVAGYYSSPDGKLVSMPFNSSTVVFYYNKDAFQKAGLDPEKPPKTWEELAADTKKLKAAGVECGYTTSWPSWVQLETFSAWHNVPYATKDNGFGGLDARLAIDSPLHVRHLKFLAGLAKDGEFMYGGRGDDPNALFISGKCAMITGSSGLRANIIKNAQFKFGTSTLPYYADVKGAPQNTIIGGASLWVFANKKPEVYKGITKFFKYLSSPEVAAKWHQQTGYVPVTKAAYELTQKQGFYDQNPGTDVGVKQLNVETTAQSRGVRLGYLPQIREIEDATIEQIVSGKVDAQAGLKDAVKRGNDLLEKFEKSVK
- a CDS encoding sn-glycerol-3-phosphate import ATP-binding protein UgpC encodes the protein MATLSFRNVKKTYAGDIPVIHGIDVDIADGEFVVIVGPSGCGKSTLMRMVAGLETVTSGEIRIDDRVVNDLEPAERDIAMVFQNYALYPHMSVFQNMAYGLKIRKMSKDEIRRRVEVAAQILELGHLLERRPRQLSGGQRQRVAMGRAIVREPKVFLFDEPLSNLDAKLRVAMRLELLKLHRRLGTTSLYVTHDQVEAMTLAHRMIVMNKGVPEQIGTPMEVFERPASTFVAGFIGSPPMNLIPVNVQGDGTLKSAAGIDLAIKPNDVPTVVRGRSAVLGLRPEHMVLNAPGMRVEVEMVETLGSEQLVHGRCGDTDLVVRCTTRQLQEATIKPGDQMNIGPDGRHPLHWFDPDTGKRIQGT
- the kefC gene encoding glutathione-regulated potassium-efflux system protein KefC, with protein sequence MDKNMLLEVLVYLAAAVIFVPLAMRVRMGSVLGYLIAGCVIGPWGLRLVQDPEQILGFAEIGVVLMLFLIGLELDPRRLWHMRIPVFGGGALQVGLCGAVLAAFMVWLGLAWPIAALVGLTLALSSTAVAMQAMGERNLLQTTLGERSFSVLLFQDLAAIPLIAMIPLLAGGAAGEGGDSVGLATVKIVGALVVAVVMGRYLARPLLRFVARSGLREVFSAVALLLVIGVGELMEHAGLSMAMGAFLAGVLLASSEYRHALESDIQPFKGLLLGLFFMGVGMSIDFGTLLQDPLLVLGVLVGFLVLKFAVLFVLGRLFGAQRGRCLMFAALLGQGSEFAFVVFSTARMADVLPEDWSRILTLVVALSMAATPVILAVLDALERRKPKSTRADDTIEDDGARVIIAGFGRFGQIAGRLLLANGVKVVILDHDPDNIDTVRKFGTKVFYGDATRSDLLETAGAARAEVLVNAIDSVSDSLRLVDVVQQDFPNLRVVARARDAVHYFQLRKRGIEVVERELFESSLLAGRKALEALGMGAYEAKEVADAFRRSNVDMLEETTPRFEDDGFRITVARRAQDTLEKSISRDRELSLAAHRVPWGGEPAVEETGQDQEKAA
- the ugpA gene encoding sn-glycerol-3-phosphate ABC transporter permease UgpA — translated: MEKRVVFGHKLLPYLLLLPQLAITVVFFFLPAGQAMWQSLHIEDPFGLSSTFVGLSNFADLFSQATYIDSFKVTAVFSILVAVVGLSVSLLLAVMADRVIRGAGLYKTLLIWPYAVAPAVVGVLWLFLFSPSVGILAVALTRLGVAWNPRLNGTEAMILVLIAAVWKQVSYNFLFFLAGLQSIPRSLIEAAAIDGAGPTRRFWTIVFPLLSPTTFFLLVVNVIYAFFDTFAVIDTTTQGGPGTSTAILVYKVYSDGFRGLDLGSSAAQSVVLMAIVVVLTVAQFRYIDRKVQY
- the ugpE gene encoding sn-glycerol-3-phosphate ABC transporter permease UgpE; translated protein: MVERRPWLDFLAHAILLCGVALVAFPLYVTFVASTQTAQEVANAPMSLVPGSHFVSNYLQALFAGSGGGSSGAPVGRMLWVSLVMALTISIGKIIISLLSAFAVVYFRFRGRMFFFWMIFVTLMLPVEVRIAPTYKVVADLGLLNSYAGLTLPLIASATATFLFRQFFLTVPDELVEAARIDGAGPMRFFRDVLMPLSRTSIAALFVIQFIYGWNQYLWPLLITTQEDMYPIVIGIKRMVSGGDSVTEWNITMATAMLAMLPPALVVIFMQKWFVKGLVDTEK